The genomic stretch AGACGGACGAAAAACCAAAGTTTATTCAATCAAAAAAATTTTTAGGAATCGTAACTCTGTTTGCAATTGTAATGTTGGCTTTCCCATATTATTCTGGAATTTTTTACCCAAACTCGGAAAAGCAAATAATCGTAGTTGACAAATCGGACATTAAAACAACCGAATTTACAATTAGTGGAATGACCTGCGCGAGTTGTGAAGAACACGTAAATCACGAAGTAAATAAACTCAACGGAATTGTAAACTCAAAAGCGTCTTATGAAAATGGAAATGCAATCGTTGAATTTGACAAAACAAAAACCAACGAAACAGAAATCGAGAAAGCAATTAACTCAACAGGCTATAAAGTAACCGACAAAAAAGAAAACTAATGGAAGTCCAATTAAAATCAGAAATCACTTGTCCTAATTGCGGACATAAAAAAGTAGAAGATATGCCAACAAACGCTTGTCAATTTTTCTACGAATGCGAGAATTGTAAAACGGTTTTGAAACCAAAAGAAGGAGATTGCTGTGTTTATTGCTCATACGGAACAGTTGCTTGTCCACCAATTCAAGAAAGTAAAAGTTGTTGTTAAAAAGCCCTCGCTAAAAGCCATACATGTTTGTAACTGGGACAAGCCAATTCTACACCAAAAATTGTAAAGGAGTATGTCTTTGCCAAGGCTCAAAACCAAGCTGATCGGAATAAATGCAGTGGGTAATCATGCATATAAAATATAGTTGTTGAAGTGCTAAACGCAATGAATGACATAAATTTTAAGGTCTGTCATTAACCTAAAGGTTCGTGATTTAATCCGCTTTATAGATTAACCATTATTTAAACCCCACCACAAAACAATGCTTCCCTTCCGTGTAACTATAGATGATTTCCCAGCCGTAGAGTTCACAAATTTGCTTTACAATGGCAAGCCCTAAACCCTGAGAGCTTTCTGTAGTGGAGCTTTTATAAAATCGCTCAAAGAGCTTTTCGGGATCTATGTTCAACGGGTTTCCTGTGTTTGAAAAAACTAAACGATTAGTTTTTGAAGTTACATTTACCTGCGCTCTGTTTTCGCTGTGGCGGTAAGCGTTGGCCAAAAGGTTTCCAATCAAAATATCGAGCAAAGCAGGGTCGGCCTTTACGCTAAGGGTTTCTTCAATTTCTATTGTTGGAAGGATTTTTTTGGTGGCAAAAAGGTCTTCCATCATTTCCAAATGGCTCCGTAATACCTTTTTCAGGTTCAGTGTTTCTGCAGTAGAAAATTGTCGGTTTTCAATCTTAGTAAGTAAAAGCAAATTGCGGTTCAGCTTACTCAGCCGCGTTGCCGCTCCTTTTATCGTTTCAATTCGTGCAGCAGCGGCCTCATCCAAGGTTGGGCTTTGCCCTAACTGGTCCAAACCGGATAGGATAACCGCTAATGGAGTTTGAATTTCATGCGAAGCATTTTCTGTAAAATCTTTTAATGCGCCATAGTCCTGCTGTACTTTGGATGTCATTCTTTCCAGTACTTCATTGAGCTCGGTAAATTCCTGTACGCTGCTTTCCTCAAATTGAATCGCCTCCTTGCTTTGCAATGAAAAGGACTGAACCCTCTTTAGATTGGTAAAGAAAGGTGTCCATATTTTTCGCGTCAAACGCTGATTGATTATTTGCATAACAATGAGCAGTAATGCCGAAATTCCAAGAAAAACAGCGAATATGATTCCCAAAAATTCCTCCCATTCCACACGCGAGGTAGCCGTTTTTATGCGATACAGGCGACCATCCACATTGCGGACAGTTTCCAGCATTCGGTAATCTTCATACTCGTTTTGAGTATCATCATAAATCAAGGTATCCGAAAACACATCTTCACCAAGGGATACATCTTCACCGCTTAATTCCTGAATGCTAGTGAAGGGGTCGTAAAACTCATGTCCGGGGGAAATAGCTGATTCAATACGCTGAGCTTTTAAGGTAAGCTGTTCATGCAATTCTTCAAGTACCACAAAGCGCAAACTGATGAACAAAATAGAGGCCGAGGCAATCAGCACTGCCACAATTCCAATAAGGTTAGCCCTTGCTGTTACGGATAGAAGTTTCATGGCGTGCAAAGTTTATATCCTAATCCATAAATAGTGGCGATGTATTCAGTTTCTGTGGCAGCTTTAATTTTCCTTCTAAGGTTTTTCATGTGTACATAAAGGAAGTCAAAATTATCAATCAGATCGGCATTTTCGCCCAATAGGTGTTCGGCTAAATCCTGTTTGCTTAGAACCCGATTGGGATTAATCAGAAAGTACTCTAAAAGTTGATATTCTTTATTGGTGAGATCCAAAGGTGTATGGCCAGCCACAACCTGATGTGAGATGGTATTCAAGCTTATTTCTTCAAACTGTATCACGGGAGAACCTTTTCCGAGGTTTCTTCGCACTAAGGCATGAATACGAGCGTTGAGCTCTGCCATGTGAAAAGGTTTGGTGAGGTAGTCGTCCGCGCCTATTTGCAGTCCAACCAGTTTATCATCTAATGAATCTTTGGCAGAAAGAATAAGTATGGAGGTTTGGCTATTTTTTGCCTTGAGTTGTTTTAGCAAATCTAAGCCACTGCCTCCAGGGAGACCAATATCCAGAATCACAGCTTCATATTCATAGAGGGCAATTTTGTCTTCACCTTCGTTAAATGTTGAAGCTATTTCACATTGATATCCTTGCCCTTTCAGGAAAGTGGAGATATCGGCCAAAAGCTCAAATTGATCCTCTATAATCAGCACTTTCATGTAGACATCATTTTTTTAGCAGAGATATGAAACCTTAAGATGGTTCGTAAATGCAAAGTAGCCGATAAAATCTAAAGGAATTCTGAATAAAAGAAAAGTAAGAGATTAAGGTTGGGAAGGAAAAATGAATAATCTGATGTTAAATCTCAATGGCGTCAGTCAATACCTTGTTAGTATATTGAACCAGTTTTTTTTCTTCAATTAATTTATGTGGGGCATTAGTGTGTTGTAGAATGCTGGTAGCACTTTTATAAACACCGATTAAATCTCGATTAGAAGGTTTGCTGAGTAGTAGGTCAACACGTTGCTGATTATCTTGTAAGACAGAGCTTAGAACCTCAAGCTTTTTAGCCAATGCTAAAGCTTTGGTTTCAATCCCATCTTCTGATTGTAGATCAAAAGACACTGCTTTTACCAGGTTTTGGGTGCCGTTTTGCCAGTAGGAATCAGAGGTGAAGCTAATAAGCTCGTTTTTTACTTCTATCTTTTCTTCTTTCACAAAGGCGTTTAATTGACGGCCACCGCTATTGTCGGCTAAAAGTTGCTTGTACTTGTTCAGGATGTATGACTCCGAATGAACCGTGACCTTGCTTTCCGTTAGGGATTTACCATATCCGGCAAGATATTTAGTGGTGAAGTAATTTATAGTTTCAGTCTCATTTTTCCAGATAGGAGCCTGGCGAAAACCATCAAAATAAACAGAGGATCCATTGGGCGTTAGAAACCATTCAGAGATAAGACTATCATAATCATTCAGGTAACTAATAGCCTTCTCGCTAAGTTTTTGAGCCTGACTATTAAAAGATTTTAGCAACGCATTGACACTTTGAATTGGAGCATCTGGAAAAGCATGTGACAATCTTTTGATATGTGGAGGCGCCACAAAGACAACTTTTGGTGAATCAGCAAAGAAAAAAAGCACACCAATATTCAGACTTTCCTCAACCACATGGTTGTGTCTGTATTTTAAAATGCTGTATGAAAATTGCTTATTCATTGTAAAAGCTCCTTGAGCAAATTTATAAACTTTGACGGCTCCTTACTCACTTTGGAAATATATTCCACCCAATCCTGCTCTTTGACGCCCGAAAGACCTAAACTTTTTAGCTGACTTAAAGCGGCAGTTAGATTATTGAAACGAAGTCCTTCTAAATAAAATAGGAAGGAGTCGAAACAGTCATCATTTCTACGCAGTAAAGATTTGCTTTTGTTATATAGTAGATGGTTTTTAAGTATAAAGCTAATTTGGTTTCTATCTGGATGAGCATGAGCAAAAGCACCTTCATGATCAATAACATAAAACTTCTTTTCGCAAAATAACAAATTTGGTTTACGCTTAGTTCTGTCGATGTTATAAATCAACATATCAAACGCGAGGATGGTCGGAATATCATCTTTTGTAAGATAACGCAACTGTAGCGTTTGAGAGTATTCGGTAGCGAGGGTATATTTGGTGGCAAAAAACAATTTACCACTGCACTGCTGTAAATCTGGCAGTTGTTCAGTAGGGATAGTAGCTTTAAAGGACTCGGAGAGTTTAATTAAAGCGATATCTGGGGTGGGCAAGTCCATTTCTTTTGCCAAGATGGAACCCATTACCTCGTGCGCAATAAAATTTTGTTGCTGCAAAAATTTATCAGGGAAAAGCTTCATCACGTATAATTCAGGGTTTGCTTTACCAGTATCTACCTCAATGAGCCAAGGCCTTGTGGTGCCACCGCCTAAGGTGTTGATGAAACGGAAAGCTGTGTACGAGGGAATCTTCATTAGGCCAATTTACTTTTTATCTACAAAATCTGTTGAAAACCATAATTGCTGGGTAGAACCCTTCTTTCTGAATATTCCAGTACCTAGCCCATCAGTTTCAATAAGATAAAGCTCAGTTTCTTCTCTAATCAATACCAATTCACCTTGAATCATGAGTAAACTCAGTGCTTCATTGTCATTATCTAAGGCATATTGAAACATATCATTATAGGCTGCTTTGCTAGTGGCAGCATACGTTGTTCTATTTGCATAGTATGTAACTCTGCTGCTTTCGGAGTCTGAAAAGAGGAATACAGCTAATAGGAATACGATAATGAGGCCTGAAAAAAAAGCACATCCAACAGGAAGCTTCTTTTGATTTGGATTTTCAATTTTGGTGTACTTAGTCTCAGCCTTTTTTTTCTCCGTTCTGCCTCTATGGGATAAGGGTATAAACCACTGCCTTGGTTTCTCGGTTGTTTGGTAGGCATGAGGTATTTCTCCATTTTCCAATAACCGCTTCAATTCACCGTTGCTTCTTTCAACTTTGGTCATCATAGAGTGACGGATTAGAAGAGTATTAGCCTGGGCGAGGCTTAAGCAATCCTTTTCAGATTGAATTAATTCCGTGTCTATTGCCTTAATTATGTTTACTGCTGATTCCATTCTCAACTATTCTCCACAACTTCAATTTCCTCCTCAGTAAGGCCGTACAGCGCATACACCATTTGGTCTATTTCTTTATCCAGTGTATCAATTTGGGCTTGCAGAGCTTGCACCTGTTGTTTTTGCTGGTTGAAGTAAGGCATCCACTCGGCTTCTTCGGCCAGGCTTAGTTTTACCTTGGCTTTTTGTAGTTCTTTCAAAAAGCCCTTGAAATCTAATGAGGGCCAGTTTTGGAGCTTACCAGAAAGTTTTTCCATTGGATAGCGATTAGTAAGCACTTGCAATAAACTCTGTTGCGTTTGCTGAATAGTTTCTGTGTTGACAATTATCTGATCGCAACGTTCCTCAAACTGAGCTTCATTAGCTAAAGGAGGGATTGGTATTTGCTCAAAGTATTGTGGCTTAACCTCTATGTAACCACCGCTTCTTACCACACAAATTGACTTGAGAAATTCCCAAATTAGTTTCGAGTTTATGATGCATAGAAGTGCTTTACTGTCAGAAGGCAGAATTACGGATGGAGCATTAATGTAGTATCCGCTTAAATCCAAAGAAAATTTACTCCTGTTTTGAAGGTTTGGCCAAGTTATCTTCCCCGCTTCAAATTTTTTATAATAGTCAACAGAGTCTTGAATCTCAAACCATTTGTACGGGCCTGCTTTTCGTCCAACTTTTATTTCTGGACTATTCCGTGGAGTAAGTCTCTCTTTGAATTGTTCTAAGTATGTTTTTATAGCGGGAAAGTCCTCTATAATTGTGCCTCTTCTGGTGAAGATTAAGAACTTATCAATTTCAGCGGAGTGCCATTTCGTAAGATCTTTTCCTTCAAAAAATGGTTTAATCAATTCTGAAGAACTGGAATGCTCTTCTTCCAGTTTCTTCTTAGTTACAAGGTCAATAATAAAGGCTTCATTGAATCCAGTCTTTATTCCATAAAAACATTTACTAATGGTCGAGCGGATTGTAGAATGTAATTTTAATTTATCAATAATGGTAGCAAGAGCTACAGAATTAAAACTCCAACTATCTTCAGTTAGAGAAAATTGGTCAACTTCAATAGCATGGTTACTAACAATTTCTGAAACCTGGGCTTTTTTGATTTTACGATAAGTAAAGACCTGTTTCTTGGGTGCAGAATTTTGGGCTATCAAAATTATTGGGTAGGTCGTAGCTCCTTCAAAGATTTGCACCTCAGTAAAATCTATGTATGAATTAAAAGTAACCTGTGACTGCAAGTAACTTCTCAGTTTTACCGCAGCTTTAGTTTTATCAAATGTATTAGAGATAAAACCAAACTGACCACTTGGTTTTAAAATAGCAAAGCCCTTTTCATAGAAATAGGCAAAAAGATCGGATGTTCCTTCAAAGACCTTGTAAGTTTTCTCGAAGTACTCTTTGAAGTCACCCAACAACTCTTGTCTCACATAAGGCGGATTCCCGATCACCACATCAAAACCACCTTTGGCAAATACCTGCGGAAATTCTTTTTCCCATTTAAAGGCTTTGTCGCCTGCTACCTTTACGGCATCTATCAGTGAGTTTCCACATTTTATATTACTGCTCAGCGAAGTAAGTTTGCGGCCACGCTGTGCAGTGCGTAGCCATAGCGAGAGCTTGGCTATTTCTACACTTTCCTGGTTTAAATCTACTCCGTACAGGTTGTTTTCCAAAATGGAGTTTTCAATATCACTCAGTACCAAAGCATCCTTATTGTAGGTGGCGCTTAGTTCGTCAAGGTAGCGGTGCTCGGCTATCAAAAATTCCAATGCCTGGTTTAGGAAGGCCCCGGAGCCACAGGCGGGGTCGCAAATGGTGAGTTGCAGCAACCAATCACGGTACAGCTGCAAATTATTCAGGCGCTTTTTGCTACGCTGCTTGGCATTTTCATACACTTCAGCGGTTATTTCCAGTTCCTTTTTCTTTTCGTCACACAGCTTGCCCAGCGTATTATCTACAATGTATTTGGTGATGTATTTTGGCGTGTAAAAAACACCGTCCTTTTTGCGTCTGGCTTTTTGCTTGTCAAAGTCCACACCCTCAATTTCGGCAGCTACGCTTTCAATTTCGTTGAGGCTGTTTTCAAAAATGTGCCCGAGGATGTTTACGTCTACTTCGCTTTCAAAATCATAAGCCGTAAGTGTAGTGGTATGCTTAAAGAGAAGGTCGTCATCTATCTCAATAGTGTCGAGTACGGGGTCGGGCAAAAACAAGCCACCGTTGTAGGCAAATATGTCGTGTTTAGGGTTTCCCTTGTCCAGGTTGGTAAAGTAAATCTTGTAGCGCTCATACAGCGATTGATCTACCTGCATATTCTGTAGCTGTTTCCATTCCTCGTTGATCTTTACCACCATGTTTCGCGGTATGAGGCCGCGGTCTTCGGCAAAAAAGATAAAGAGGAAACGGTCGAGCAGTTTTTGGGCTTTCTTGAAAAGGGTAAACTTTATTGACTTTTCTGAAAGTTCCTTGAGCTGTGGATTTCTGCGGTTGCGCTTCACCAGGTCGCGATATAGTTCCATCCTAAAGAGGGAGTAATCTTTATACAGCTGCTTGGTGATTTTTTCTTCCTGTACCAGTGAGTCGTCTTTCACCTTTTGAGGCACATCGTTCAGCAAATTGTTTTTGTGCAAACACAGGTAGAGCGTAGCAAAGTCTGCCGGGCTAAGATGAAATAGGTCAAACTCGAGCCACTCAACCGCATCATTGATGTAAAATCGCAACTTTTCAAAGTTGGAGGTGATAACATAGCGGCAATCGGTATGGTTGGCTTTGTAGTCAAAGGCTTGTTTGCGTATGCTTTCAAGGTCTTTGGTTTTGGTAGACTTGAGTTCGATTACGGCTACCGCCTTTCCTCCTCCGCCTTTAGCTCCAGCCAAAATAGCACCATCAGCTTTTTGGGCACCGGTTTCATTTTTATGCTCGGTGGTGAGGTTATACTTAGGGTCAGGAAAAAGTGTGTAGCCCAAAGCATCTACAAACAGCTTCGACAAAAAGGTAGCTTGAAACTGTTCTTCTTTGCTCGACCTTATATTTCGTTGTACTTCAGAATTTTGAAAATAGGCAGTAAAGGTTCGGTAAGCTTTATCAATAGCTTTAGAATCCTGCTTGTCGAGATAATCTTTTAGAACCTTAGTTTGAAATAGAGCCATGTAAGGGGTGAATGATATTGAGTTGAGGCGCTATATTACGATAATGAAGGGAAAAAATCAGATACTAAAAAGTTGGATATAACAATAATCAAGAATTGTGTAAAGTAGAAGCAAATAGCGGATAATACCTTTGGTAGAAAGAAAA from Owenweeksia hongkongensis DSM 17368 encodes the following:
- a CDS encoding Eco57I restriction-modification methylase domain-containing protein encodes the protein MALFQTKVLKDYLDKQDSKAIDKAYRTFTAYFQNSEVQRNIRSSKEEQFQATFLSKLFVDALGYTLFPDPKYNLTTEHKNETGAQKADGAILAGAKGGGGKAVAVIELKSTKTKDLESIRKQAFDYKANHTDCRYVITSNFEKLRFYINDAVEWLEFDLFHLSPADFATLYLCLHKNNLLNDVPQKVKDDSLVQEEKITKQLYKDYSLFRMELYRDLVKRNRRNPQLKELSEKSIKFTLFKKAQKLLDRFLFIFFAEDRGLIPRNMVVKINEEWKQLQNMQVDQSLYERYKIYFTNLDKGNPKHDIFAYNGGLFLPDPVLDTIEIDDDLLFKHTTTLTAYDFESEVDVNILGHIFENSLNEIESVAAEIEGVDFDKQKARRKKDGVFYTPKYITKYIVDNTLGKLCDEKKKELEITAEVYENAKQRSKKRLNNLQLYRDWLLQLTICDPACGSGAFLNQALEFLIAEHRYLDELSATYNKDALVLSDIENSILENNLYGVDLNQESVEIAKLSLWLRTAQRGRKLTSLSSNIKCGNSLIDAVKVAGDKAFKWEKEFPQVFAKGGFDVVIGNPPYVRQELLGDFKEYFEKTYKVFEGTSDLFAYFYEKGFAILKPSGQFGFISNTFDKTKAAVKLRSYLQSQVTFNSYIDFTEVQIFEGATTYPIILIAQNSAPKKQVFTYRKIKKAQVSEIVSNHAIEVDQFSLTEDSWSFNSVALATIIDKLKLHSTIRSTISKCFYGIKTGFNEAFIIDLVTKKKLEEEHSSSSELIKPFFEGKDLTKWHSAEIDKFLIFTRRGTIIEDFPAIKTYLEQFKERLTPRNSPEIKVGRKAGPYKWFEIQDSVDYYKKFEAGKITWPNLQNRSKFSLDLSGYYINAPSVILPSDSKALLCIINSKLIWEFLKSICVVRSGGYIEVKPQYFEQIPIPPLANEAQFEERCDQIIVNTETIQQTQQSLLQVLTNRYPMEKLSGKLQNWPSLDFKGFLKELQKAKVKLSLAEEAEWMPYFNQQKQQVQALQAQIDTLDKEIDQMVYALYGLTEEEIEVVENS
- a CDS encoding HipA family kinase; the protein is MKIPSYTAFRFINTLGGGTTRPWLIEVDTGKANPELYVMKLFPDKFLQQQNFIAHEVMGSILAKEMDLPTPDIALIKLSESFKATIPTEQLPDLQQCSGKLFFATKYTLATEYSQTLQLRYLTKDDIPTILAFDMLIYNIDRTKRKPNLLFCEKKFYVIDHEGAFAHAHPDRNQISFILKNHLLYNKSKSLLRRNDDCFDSFLFYLEGLRFNNLTAALSQLKSLGLSGVKEQDWVEYISKVSKEPSKFINLLKELLQ
- a CDS encoding response regulator transcription factor; translation: MKVLIIEDQFELLADISTFLKGQGYQCEIASTFNEGEDKIALYEYEAVILDIGLPGGSGLDLLKQLKAKNSQTSILILSAKDSLDDKLVGLQIGADDYLTKPFHMAELNARIHALVRRNLGKGSPVIQFEEISLNTISHQVVAGHTPLDLTNKEYQLLEYFLINPNRVLSKQDLAEHLLGENADLIDNFDFLYVHMKNLRRKIKAATETEYIATIYGLGYKLCTP
- a CDS encoding sensor histidine kinase, whose translation is MKLLSVTARANLIGIVAVLIASASILFISLRFVVLEELHEQLTLKAQRIESAISPGHEFYDPFTSIQELSGEDVSLGEDVFSDTLIYDDTQNEYEDYRMLETVRNVDGRLYRIKTATSRVEWEEFLGIIFAVFLGISALLLIVMQIINQRLTRKIWTPFFTNLKRVQSFSLQSKEAIQFEESSVQEFTELNEVLERMTSKVQQDYGALKDFTENASHEIQTPLAVILSGLDQLGQSPTLDEAAAARIETIKGAATRLSKLNRNLLLLTKIENRQFSTAETLNLKKVLRSHLEMMEDLFATKKILPTIEIEETLSVKADPALLDILIGNLLANAYRHSENRAQVNVTSKTNRLVFSNTGNPLNIDPEKLFERFYKSSTTESSQGLGLAIVKQICELYGWEIIYSYTEGKHCFVVGFK
- a CDS encoding GDCCVxC domain-containing (seleno)protein; the protein is MEVQLKSEITCPNCGHKKVEDMPTNACQFFYECENCKTVLKPKEGDCCVYCSYGTVACPPIQESKSCC
- a CDS encoding DUF3037 domain-containing protein; the protein is MNKQFSYSILKYRHNHVVEESLNIGVLFFFADSPKVVFVAPPHIKRLSHAFPDAPIQSVNALLKSFNSQAQKLSEKAISYLNDYDSLISEWFLTPNGSSVYFDGFRQAPIWKNETETINYFTTKYLAGYGKSLTESKVTVHSESYILNKYKQLLADNSGGRQLNAFVKEEKIEVKNELISFTSDSYWQNGTQNLVKAVSFDLQSEDGIETKALALAKKLEVLSSVLQDNQQRVDLLLSKPSNRDLIGVYKSATSILQHTNAPHKLIEEKKLVQYTNKVLTDAIEI
- the merTP gene encoding mercuric transport protein MerTP, producing MKSGNKLIGAGLLTAITASLCCITPVLALIAGTSGIASTFSWIEPFRPYLIGLTMLVLGFAWYQKLKPKKEIDCDCETDEKPKFIQSKKFLGIVTLFAIVMLAFPYYSGIFYPNSEKQIIVVDKSDIKTTEFTISGMTCASCEEHVNHEVNKLNGIVNSKASYENGNAIVEFDKTKTNETEIEKAINSTGYKVTDKKEN